From the genome of Nicotiana sylvestris chromosome 2, ASM39365v2, whole genome shotgun sequence, one region includes:
- the LOC104248933 gene encoding obg-like ATPase 1, producing MPPKATKGKEAPVERPILGRFSSHLKIGIVGLPNVGKSTLFNTLTKLSIPAENFPFCTIEPNEARVHVPDERFEWLCQLYKPKSEVAAFLEIHDIAGLVRGAHAGQGLGNSFLSHIRAVDGIFHVLRAFEDPDIIHVDDTVDPVRDLEIISEELRLKDIEFMERRIEDLEKSMKRSNDKQLKIEHELSLRVMASLKEGKDIRLGDWKAADVEFLNTFQLLTAKPVVYLVNMNEKDYARKKNKFLPKIHAWVQEHGGEIIIPFSAAVERNLADMPPDEASKYCEENKLQSCLPKIIKTGFAAINLIYFFTAGPDEVKCWQIRRLMKAPQAAGTIHTDFERGFICAEVMKFDDLKELGSEAAVKAAGKYKQEGKTYVVQDGDIIFFKFNVSGGGKK from the exons ATGCCACCAAAAGCAACTAAAGGTAAAGAAGCTCCTGTAGAACGGCCCATTCTCGGCCGTTTCTCATCTCACTTGAAAATTGGAATT GTAGGATTACCAAATGTGGGGAAGTCTACTCTCTTCAACACACTAACAAAGTTATCCATTCCAGCAGAAAACTTTCCTTTTTGTACCATCGAGCCTAATGAAGCTCGAGTGCACGTTCCTGACGAGCGTTTTGAATGGCTCTGCCAACTCTACAAGCCCAAGAGTGAG GTGGCTGCCTTTTTGGAAATTCATGACATAGCTGGACTTGTTCGAGGTGCTCATGCAGGACAAGGATTAGGAAACAGTTTCTTATCCCACATCCGTGCAGTTGATGGCATTTTCCATGTTCTAC GTGCATTTGAAGATCCAGACATTATCCATGTCGATGACACTGTTGATCCTGTAAGAGATTTAGAGATTATAAGTGAGGAACTAAGGCTTAAG GACATTGAGTTCATGGAGAGGAGGATAGAAGATCTTGAAAAGAGCATGAAGAGGAGCAATGACAAACAATTGAAAATAGAGCATGAATTGTCTCTAAGG GTTATGGCATCACTCAAGGAAGGTAAAGATATCCGTCTGGGGGACTGGAAAGCTGCAGATGTTGAATTTTTGAATACTTTCCAGTTGCTTACTGCAAAACCGGTTGTTTACTTG GTTAACATGAATGAGAAAGACTATGCAAGGAAAAAGAACAAGTTTCTGCCCAAGATTCATGCTTG GGTGCAGGAGCATGGCGGTGAAATAATTATTCCTTTCAGTGCTGCTGTGGAGAGAAACCTTGCTGATATGCCACCAGATGAAGCTTCAAAATACTGTGAAGAGAACAAGTTACAAAG TTGCCTCCCAAAAATCATAAAGACTGGATTTGCAGCCATTAATCTCATTTATTTCTTCACAGCAGGGCCAGATGAG GTTAAATGCTGGCAAATCCGCAGGCTAATGAAGGCTCCTCAAGCTGCCGGAACAATTCATACAGATTTTGAGAGAGGGTTTATCTGTGCTGAG GTGATGAAATTTGATGATCTAAAGGAACTTGGTAGTGAGGCTGCTGTAAAG GCTGCGGGGAAGTACAAGCAGGAGGGCAAGACCTATGTGGTCCAAGATGGAGATATTATATTCTTCAAGTTCAATGTCTCCGGCGGTGGGAAGAAGTGA